The nucleotide window TGACGCGCTTCGCTGCGCAGCGCAGCCGTCATGGTGGACTTGCGGTTGTGTTCCTGCTCGCGCCTCGACATCATGAAAGACGGGAGGCATTGCTGCTGGAGACTGGCAAACACCTTGTCCATGAACTTGAAGGGTTTGTTCGCGACGGGGAATGTGTGTGTGAAAAACATCTTGGTGTGTTTAGAGATGGAGGAAAGGTCTGTGTGTGTAGAGATGGTGGGAAGGAATTTGTGTGCAGAGATGATATGAAGGTTTGGGAAGAAGTGATATAGTAGGGAAATAGTTGTGAGCTAGAGAGTCTCTGATCGTGGTATCGTAAAGACTGGTCGTGCAGAGAATCGTTGTAGTGTAGCAGAGCTGGGGAGTGCGATGTAGAGTGGGCAGAAAGCTCTCAAGTGCAGCAGACGTAGGACTTCTGTCGCAGAATGCCAAGAGGTGTGATTCCCCCGCATTATCTCAAGGCACAAGTGTAAGTGAGTCTTTGTGCTGGTCAGTACGGGGGCGAAACGGGCGATATCGCGCGCACACGCGTGAGCGCAAGTTCACGCAATTTCCCATTTGGGTATAGGACCCCCAGGGCCGGCACCTGCCGTGCGGGGTTGACGTGGTAAGGCGATATATAAAGATCCAATGAGTCAGTGTTGAGGCTGAGCATCCACGGTCTTAATCCGTTATGAGGTCATCGATCGCGACGTCAGGCTGGTGGTTCTCCTCGGTCGCAAATTTGCTGCGTCGATATCGACATCAGGTGTTGCGTGCGGTAGGCAATATACGCTGGTTTCTTGTCATAGCGATACCAGCATAGGGGAGACATGATCTAGTCAAGACTCTGTCAAATTTTGCACGATGAGCAGTCGTGGGAATTGTTTAGCTTAAGGCTTTAGCAGCTCGCACATCTCACCTCAAACTCATGTCAAACCAAACAATAGCATATCATGGATCAAAGAGCAATCGTTTACAATATGCCTACATTTGAAAATATCTGCTGAAAGGCGTTCACTTCAATTCTATTCGTTTATATAGCAATCATCATGATTAGTTCTACAGTTCCATCGGCCTCAATGGGACGGTCTTGTTGGTGCAATGCTCTAAATTATGAAAGTCACGCAATATTCCATGACACGAACGAGATACAGAAGAACGATACACTGACTTCTAGCTGTAAAATCCTGTATTTCATCTCCCCTAAGTACTGGCAGTGACCACTCGCGACTAGGCGAAGCAGAAACTCATATTGTTCATTTTTCATGGCGTGAAAATAATATCAATACTCAGTGGAACATTTTTATGACGCTATACTTCTATCCTAATGTTATAAGAAAGCAGTTAAATTGTATCAATGATTTATCGTTATGGGTTATCCTACACCAAATATCCCCCAATCTCCCTCTGAATCAGCATTGCAGATTTCAATCTCCATCTTCAACTAGGCAAACAAACAAGAACAAAAACAAATTGATGAGTACATAAAAAAAGCCAAGACCCAGTGTCTGGCTTCCCGGAAAGCCAATGATCGAATACACCACGTTCCTGTCATCATGATCCATATCCCCTGATCCACCTAAGAATGACACAGGAATACCGTATATTCAATCTCTACCTTCCCCTACCAAACCGCTTACGTGGATCATAACGTTCAAGCTCACCACGAGCACCCCGCTCAGGTCGCCGCTTGGTGACCTTGTTGTCGGCCTTCTTCTCAGGCGCCCGTCGCTCGGCATCCTGGGCGTGGCGTTGCGATCGCTCGCGTGCACTACGACGGCCCGTTCCGGAGTTAGTGGGTACCGGCAGGCCGGACGCTTCCTCACGTCTCCGGTTCTGAGCTTCGCGTTCACGTGCATACCCGTCAACATGCGTACTGTGGGATGGGTCATCGATCTCATGGCACCCGTCGCGCTTTTCTTTGTCTCGATCAGCAGCGCGCTCTTGCTCACGACAGTGGTTTCGGTCTTCTTTCTGTCGACGACGCTCCGCCTCCCGTGCttgcttcttctcttctctctcCAGCTTTTGAAGGTCCTTCGCATCGCGAGCGCGCTTGATCTCGGCCTCCTCAAGCTGGCGCTTCTTTTCTAGCTGCTCAGCTTCCTTGATCTTATCCTGCTCTCGTCGGTGACGATCTTCAACGTCACGTGCGCGActtgctgcttcttctttCTTGGGCTGAGCATTGCGCTTTGCAGGATCCAGCTCTTGCACGGCATTTCTGGTAGCCTGGCGTTGAGTATTTGCCACGCCATGGCCTTGCTGTGCATTTTGCACCGATGAATCAGCGGCCTCGCGCGTCTTTTCCTCAGGTTTGAACATATCGTGCATCTTGTCGGCCGCATGCCCAGAGGCTGAAGCGCGTGGAGTATGGGGCTCTTGGTCTACCTTGGCTGTTCGTGCGTGTCGTTGCTCTTCCTCGAAAGGTTTTCTAGATGCATTTCGAGCCCTGCTTCTTGATTTATAACGACTGCTGCCATGTCGATCTACAGGCGAACGGCTTCGGTCCCTGTGGGAGTTCCGCATTCGTGATGTGTGACGTGAGCTATCATGATCAGATGCTCGGCCATCTGCACGTCCGCTTTGTACCGGGTCGGAACTGTGCTCATGACGGGATCCATCCTTCGTTGACTGTTGGCTTTTCCCATCACGCTCGATACTACCTCGGAGGGATGCATCCAGATACATCGACGGAACTTCGTACTGATGTGTGTTCCCCCTCATGCGCAAGTACGGCGAATTACCCACATCATTAGAATCTGTTGTCTTGGAGCGTTTCGATGCTTCTTGCGCGCCCCTAGCCCCCTCGCGATGATTAGGCGTGCGCTTCCTAGGCCCTTTCGGTATTTCAGGAGGTGCCTCGGTCGCGTCGTGTACGATGAATTCATCCGCAAACCTCTCTCTGCGAACCACAATCGTCGGAACCTCATCCTCGCGAAGTTTAACTGCAGACTCGGAGTTTTGCGAGTTGTGCGTCTGTGTACGCTTTGGTGACTCCTTTTTCCGGTCATTCTTCAGGACCAGCGTGAAATAACCATAATCTTCGATGGCAACCGGATCAGCTCCAGGTGATGAAAATCTGGCCGATGGAATCTGTTGAAGGCGCGGCGGTTCCCGAACGGCTTCCTCTTCGGGTGGTAATCGTGGGGAGAGACCAGGCTCCAGGACCGAGAAAGAAGTGCCGGCTTTCGAATTGAATGATGTATCAGCACGAACAGTCCTCATGTGCGTCTTGACTTGATCGTGTTGATCTTGATGAAGTGTGAGTGGAGTAGGGTTGATCTCTTCGCCGCAGATGTTTGGAAGAGAGTGCCCCCGAACGTCTACATTCGTCGCATTACCCTCGTCATCAAGTTGAATATCGATATAGTACTGCTCCATGTGTATGACTCTATCCTCGTTTGTTTCCGGCCATATATTATACCCTGCAGCTTTGGCTGCGTTGAGTTGACGCTTAGCCAACGCTGTCGCCTTCGCCTTGGCATGGACCAAGGAATTCTTGACATGCACTACTTCGCTGGTCTGGAAAGCAGTTTCCTGGGAGACGAACAAATCCCGAGAAGAAGGCTCCGTGGGAAACGGTTTGCCGATGATGACTTCGTAGGGCCGCGGACCAGGCTCGTAACGACCGATCCCAGCACATCCCATCTTCTTCACCAGTTCGTCATGGGTTGGCTCGCGGCCATGTATCTTATGAAAATCTTCTGCATTTGTTGGGGGCATTGTTTGCATTCCAGTGCTGCAGTATATGGCCCTTTGTGTGGATGCGCTCATGATTGTCGGTGTGCTTACCTTTTCACAATGTGCGATATCGTCCCACTGTCCTGCAGAAACCGAAAGAACAGCACCGGGGCTTTCTTGTGACAAAAGAATCTTGGTAGTCGGCATCTCTGATAGCTGTGCGTTCAATGTGGGAGAAGTCGTGTGAATGGTCGCTGATCCGGTGCTGGAATCTTCGACCTGCACGTGCACGTTATCGAAAGATTGCATACTGCGTGTCTAAGGCAACTGGCTGCAGGTGCGCGGGTATTGTTTGTCTAAGAAATCTCAATTAGCCTTGTCGTAACAGATGTAGAGTTTGGTTGTGCGTTTGGTGAGTAACGTGGCTTGAGCCTTCCGCAGTTGCTAGGGTAGCGCGGAGCGACCGCTGAAGGGGTCCACAGGCACCTTTAACACAACCTCGATCCATTGAGCGGATCTCGGCAAACAATAGCACGGTTCAATGTCTGGCTATTCATTGTTCTTATTGCGCTCTTTGTTCGAGTTGTAAAATTATGGTTGACCGTTCATTGTTTGTGCACCACATACCCCTCCATAGGGAAATCATCCACTGGTCACTCAGGTGTGTTCTGCAAATACACCAAGAATACTTAAAATTTTATATGTCACATAACATTCTTGTTGATTGCTGTGGGTAGATCATACCGGATGCACCCCATATCCATGTTGTAGATGAGATGATATCGACAACGGTATAATTCTACCTACTTGGACAACTGCTCGCGAACATTAGATATCCGTATCTATATAACATCATATGTACCCCCCTTACAACTCCCCTTATATAAGATTGAGATGACGGTATTATATGCATGCAACACGGAGCCTCTCAATGTGCCCGGTTTGTCGAGATCATGTCAAAGTGTCACCCTCTTTCACTCAGTTCCTCAAACGTCTGCACCCCCGCTTTCTCAGGCGCTAAACACTCACACTCACTTATTCTCTCGCCTTGACGTCACACATAATAATTGCGCGCCAATTGGTTCAAGATAATAGCACGTGGGCTACAATTAGCGTACAGCGGCGGTTTTCGAGCGAGCCCACTCTGTTTCGTCAACCTTGGTGTTTCTTCCTGACCTGCGATTGACCCTAACAACAACTCTGATTGCACATCGACTCTGCAAGACATCTGTTGAACCTCCAATCTCCATTAAAATCCTTGAAATCCAACCATGAGCCACATCTCCCGAACTACTGCCCCTGGCAGGCTCAGTCGCGTGGACAGCAAGTTCTCCCTCCTCAAGCAACGCATGAACACGTCGATTCGTTTCGCGCGAAGCGGAGATCAGAACGCGCACCAGACGTATACCGACACAATGCTTCGCCATAGCACCCACCGCCAGACTCTCACTGACAGGATGAGCGCACAGCGGCAGAAGTATCGCGAGCGCATTGCTCTCCAGCGACGCGGCCTCCAACACCCACCCGCGGAACGTAAGAAGTCATAATCTTTGAACAGTTATCGCCCACTACATCACCTCTCGGTGCGAGAGCGCCAGGGCTTTCAGCTGAAGCAGCAAATGACCGAGCGCGCCCATCGCTACGATAAGGCAATGACACTCTACAATGACACTGCGCAGAGTTATACCCTACTTCGACACCTCACTATGCTAATAAACTTCGCCCTCGTTTATCTCCTCAGTTCATATATTCGGAATAGCCAGACCGAGTTCGAGTCCCTTGCGAACAGCCTGTTCAATTGACTCGAGATGGCGGTCCCACACATCACAACATTGGGTCCGGGTTGCCTTCCAGTCAGCTGGTGCTGGGAGGCACTCGAGAAGCTCCACACCTACCTGCACACAGAGGTGGAGTATAGCCATATTCCGAACGAGTGGTCCAAGTACCGCAAGGGAATCGAAGAGCTCGCACGGATGGCGACACTTGTCACCAACAAGCCCGACGCGGTACTCGTCTCTAACGTGACCGCCATGAAACATGAACACGAGGGTACTTCCCCTATCCAACAACAAGACGTTGATATGCTGTCCACCATCTCCTCCATCATCATCATGGAAGACGAACACGAGGATGCTTCCCCTCCACAACAACAAGGTATTAACATATCGTCGAACACCGACATCTCCTCCATCACCGCCATCATATTTCCCGAGGATAGCTGTAGTATAGCGGGCACTACGGTGTCGGGTCCAGCTATGCCCCAAGCACACCCCGAGGATAGTTTGGAAGCCGTATCATCACATGATATGACTACTATTGGCGATGTGGCGTCGCCAAAGGAGCCTGAGTCCTTCACTACACATGATGTTTCATCACAGTCGTCGGCATCTAGCGGACCAGAAGCATCTACTACACCTGTCCAGTCGTTGCCAAAGACACCCGAGACTATCACTGCAAGTGGAATTCCACATCAGTCATCGACGATCACCGAGTCATTGGCACAGACTGTGCCCACGTCGCTGCCCAACCAAACCGTTAGTAAAGGCGCGATTCGGGCTCAAATTATGAATGACACCGGTCGGTTTGATGTCAACTCGATATCTAGCATGGAGGATTTGATCTTCGTGCTAACTCACCATCGTCATAACATCATCCGCATCGCATAGGCAAAGGCCCGTCGTGAAAAGATGATGGCTGGTTTCAAGATCAACGAGGTGGACATTGAATTCCTACTTCAATCTTGCCAGTACATGTTGGCCCACGCCAATGAACCATGGCTTGATACGAATGATCTGTATGAAAAGGCGAACAAATGGTGCGAAGACGAGATCACGGGTATGTGGCGACTGGAGACACAGCTTGAAGCTGAGGGCGGCAACCACCGACCCGAGGCGGTAAAGAAGCTTGAAGAAGAGGTGCACAAATTTTATTGGCTGTTCTACGTGCCGACAGTGAGAAAGGTAAAGCCGATAAGGAGGAGCATTCATGGCGGATAGGCGATTTGTTCTTTGTCTCTACTTTGTACATATGACTTTTGAGCTCCCATTGAGCTGACACAGTGTCTTGGATGTCTTTGTTTCTTGTCTTTTGCCCCTCAATCACGATACCAGTTCATAGAAAGAATGTTTTACGTCGAAACAACCCCCAAAATCCTTGATGTTACTCGCAAACTTGAAATGGTGAATGCCTTGGGTCACGTGGCGACTATAAACAACCTTTCCCTCACGGCCACCACTCAACGCCAAGACAGCGCCTGGCCCACGCCTGATCGATTTTACACGACGCGCTAATGATCTCCCCCGCCTACCCTATCACTGCACCCACTGCGCCCTTTGCACCCATCCGTTGCGCTTCCCCACTCCACATCAACCACGTGCTACTGGCAACGCGTTATTCGACTTTGACGTCACGCGCTAATCTCCCGCGTACCCATCACTCCCGTTCTTGCACATATATATTGCAGCTCCCCCCCCCTCCCCCACCCCACCCCCAAACTCATccacacccacacccacacATACCTGGTCACCAGTTCCTGTTCAAGTGCGACATCGCCCAAACATCCCAGAGGATGTCGGGCATACCCCCCCTCCGCATCCCCTTCAAGGAAGGTTCCCCCAAGGGAGGTTATAAGCGCACTTATGCAGCCTACCTTGATCAAACTACCACTCCCACTGGTCACCATGTAAGTGCCCTCGTCCCATCCTCCTGTCCGCGCGACGCTGCTAATACTATTTATCAGAACATAGTCGCGGCATCATCCACACTAGCAGTTCCCCAGGGTCTTCGGACCGACAACGTAAGTCACTGTCATCGTTCATCATCTGAAGGCATGATATTGACAATGTCCCGTAATAGAAAACCTATCTCCCGTACCCTAATGGGTTAGACCCCGAACATGCTCGCAAGGCGCACGAGACGCCTGAGTTTCTCGCAAGGGCTTCTTACGCATATCGATTCCTAGGAAGCAGGCTTTGTAACAAGATTGCACATCTTGACACTATTCACCTCAACAAAGTGCGGAACAACAAACCGCTATCTCAGATACCTCGGCAGACACGGGCCAAAAGGTCGACGAAGGATAAGGTGGCGGAAATTGGCCAGCGTGTGGAGGCTTTTGTGCCCCTCTTTGATCCTCGAAAGGTTGCACCCACTGTGACTTCATGGTCCTCTACATCTACTATGGCAACCCCTCCCACGCCTTTTGAACCGGTCGATCTAATACCTCCCGTCACAACCTCTTCTACTCCTATCGGTGCAGATACGTCCACAATTTCTGTCGCAATCACCTCCGCATCTCCCTCTACATCTCCCTCCACATCCCCTCACGCTACCTCTCAGAATCCGACAACCCAGGCCATCACTACAATTTTCACTCCTGCGGCAGTTGATATTGAACAGGAGGTGCCGCTAACGACCACTGATATTACTGTCGAAGTGGACGATGAGAGCAGTTCTGGAAGCAACGTTGACGATGATACCGCTGTCTCCTTTGTAGAAGAGCCAACTGCCCAAGACCCTGCCGATATCGTGAAAGAAGATGGCAACAACTTCAAAGATAGTGGAATCTTTATGGAATTTCCTGAGTCTTTCGAGGTAGACGATGTTGAGGCAGTTGCGCAACAGTTGTCTAACTCTGTTGATGTGAGCGACGATGATTCGGTCACGCAACAGTCTCCAGCATCAGAGTCGAATGAACACATTTCTTCAGCCAGCAATGAAAATGGCAATGCTATTCTCGACAGCGTCGTTATGTTAGATGCTGTTGCTACCGTTGTTGCCGTCGAACCAACTTCCGATGATATCATCGACATACAAGAGGCCAGTCAGAGCAGCTTTGGCAGCAACATTGAGGATCTTTCAAGTACTCCGGAGTCTTTCGAAGCTCTCGATAACTTCATGAACCGTGTCGCACAACTCGAGTTTTATGAGGGTTCATTGGATGAGATACGGACTCGCCTTATGAACATCATAAAGGATCATGATGCCGAAGAACCTGAAGATGACAAACGCCCCACGAGGCGTATCTCCAAATGGTTTAAGAAATACATGGGCAACATCGCGGAAGTTTTTCTCCCCTTCGAATATAATCTGGACGAAGCCAATGGCTTCAAATCAGAATGGTTCAACCAGTCATGCTGGTCAAAACCCAAAGATTGCAGCAACTTGCTCCGCGCCCTTTTGTTGCTTGAATCCATGTTGGTCTGGTCATTTGAGAAGATCATCCACAAAGAGGACAAGCAAAAGGTCACGCGAGCACTTGGTCGAATTAGGAAAGGGTTCCCAGTGGAGGATCTATGCTTGGAAATGAATACTTCTTGCGATATCCGGAAAATCATCGACGAGAGGAATGCCC belongs to Pyrenophora tritici-repentis strain M4 chromosome 10, whole genome shotgun sequence and includes:
- a CDS encoding Trichoplein multi-domain protein yields the protein MQSFDNVHVQVEDSSTGSATIHTTSPTLNAQLSEMPTTKILLSQESPGAVLSVSAGQWDDIAHCEKVSTPTIMSASTQRAIYCSTGMQTMPPTNAEDFHKIHGREPTHDELVKKMGCAGIGRYEPGPRPYEVIIGKPFPTEPSSRDLFVSQETAFQTSEVVHVKNSLVHAKAKATALAKRQLNAAKAAGYNIWPETNEDRVIHMEQYYIDIQLDDEGNATNVDVRGHSLPNICGEEINPTPLTLHQDQHDQVKTHMRTVRADTSFNSKAGTSFSVLEPGLSPRLPPEEEAVREPPRLQQIPSARFSSPGADPVAIEDYGYFTLVLKNDRKKESPKRTQTHNSQNSESAVKLREDEVPTIVVRRERFADEFIVHDATEAPPEIPKGPRKRTPNHREGARGAQEASKRSKTTDSNDVGNSPYLRMRGNTHQYEVPSMYLDASLRGSIERDGKSQQSTKDGSRHEHSSDPVQSGRADGRASDHDSSRHTSRMRNSHRDRSRSPVDRHGSSRYKSRSRARNASRKPFEEEQRHARTAKVDQEPHTPRASASGHAADKMHDMFKPEEKTREAADSSVQNAQQGHGVANTQRQATRNAVQELDPAKRNAQPKKEEAASRARDVEDRHRREQDKIKEAEQLEKKRQLEEAEIKRARDAKDLQKLEREEKKQAREAERRRQKEDRNHCREQERAADRDKEKRDGCHEIDDPSHSTHVDGYAREREAQNRRREEASGLPVPTNSGTGRRSARERSQRHAQDAERRAPEKKADNKVTKRRPERGARGELERYDPRKRFGRGR